A region of the Microbulbifer pacificus genome:
GAGATTTTCTCCGCGATCGATGCCAATCCTGGTGCGCGCCTGCTGGTGCTTACCTCGTGTACCTATGATGGACTGCGATATGACCTCAAGCCGATCATCCAGCGCGCCCATGCCGCAGGGCTGTTCGTGCTGATCGATGAGGCCTGGTATGCCCACGGTCGTTTCCATCCGCAGCTGAGACCCACGGCGCTCGAGTGCGGGGCGGATTTCGTCACACAGTCCACCCACAAAATGCTGTCCGCGTTCTCACAGGCCAGCATGATTCATGTGGGCGACTTTTCCTGGCGTAAACAAACCATGGATGATGCCGGGGGGGCGGAATTTGATGCGGCCGGATTCCGTGAAGACATCAACATGCACACGTCTACCAGCCCGCAGTACGGCATGATTGCCAGCCTGGATGTCGCCCGCAAACAGATGAGTATCGAGGGCTATTCGGTGCTGAGCCGGACTCTCGCCTTTGCCGATGAAATCCGGCGCCATGTGGACGATGCCACGGTGTTTCGCAGCCTGGGGGCGGATGACCTCTGTGGTGAGGTGCTCGCTGCGGACGGTATCCGGCTCGATCCTAGCAAGGTCACCATCGATGTGGGGTGTGCGGGGGTGTCTGCGCCGGCGGCACAGGCGCGACTGTTTACCGAGTTTGGTATCCAGGTGGAGAAAAACACCCACAATACACTGTCATTCCTCGTCACCATCGGCACCACCGAGAGCAAAGTTCTGCGGTTAAAGCAGGCATTGCGGCGGTTGTCGGAGGATGCCCAGAGCAATACCGTTGCCGAACCCGAATTGGCCAAGAACTCCGGCCAGAGCCTGCCCGCACTCAGCAGTATTGATGCACTGCCGCGCAGTGCCTACTTCGCGCGCGGCGAAAAGCTTGCGTGGGCGGGGGAAGGGCGCGAGGCGCTGATCGGCCGTATTGCCTGTGATGAAGTGGTGCCGTATCCGCCGGGAATCCCTCTGCTGGTACCCGGGCAGCGCATCACTGCAGAAATCCTTGATGCCATCATTGCCTTTACCAGTGAACGTAAGGACCTGGAAATGCATGGCGTTCGCAGTGTCGGGCAGGAGCCGGCGCTACGTGTATTGACCCCTGCCGAAGCTGCTGTTGCAGAGAGTGAGTTACGCTCGCTATTGGCGTGACATAAATGGGCGTGTGACCGGTAGAGCGGGAGTGCGTTGCAACCACATTTTGAGACCGACACCGGAGCAGCCGATTTTCGCGCTCAGGCTCCGGTGCGTCGGTCGCCTTTCAGAATTATTGTCGAGCTTTTTTATGTTGAGACTCACTGCCGCCTTTGCGTTTCTGTTGTTGCAGCTTTCCGCGCGGGCGTTGGCAGCGCCGGAGATCCACACCGGTGCTGAACAGCCGGAGGCATATTTACCACTGCTGAAATCGCATCAGGTGGGCCTGGTCGTCAATCAGACATCGCGGGTAGGTGAGAAGCATCTGATCGATTACTTGCGTGAGCGGCAGGTTGAGATCAAGCGTATTTTTGCGCTCGAGCACGGGGTGCGCGGGAATGTGGAGAATGGGGGAGCGGTAGCGGATGGCATCGATGGCCCCAGCGGACTTCCCATTGTCTCCCTGTATGGCGGCCATTATGCGCCCGCAGAGGAAAGTCTCGCGGACCTGGACTGGCTGTTGTTCGACATCCAGGATGTGGGAGTTCGCTTCTATACCTATATCAGTTCACTGCATTACCTGATGCAGGCCTGTGCGGATCACGATATTCCCCTGTTGGTACTGGATAGGCCGAACCCCAACGGTGATTATGTCGATGGGCCGGTGCTGGAACCGCAATTCCGCAGCTTTGTCGGCATGCACCCGATTCCGCTGGTGCACGGTATGACCGTGGGCGAGCTGGCACAGATGATCAACGGCGAAGGCTGGCTGGAAAACGGGGCCAAGTGTCAGCTGACGGTGATTCCTGTTTCCGGGTATCACAAGCAGATGGCTTACAGCCTGCCGGTCAGGCCCTCTCCCAACCTGCCCAATGATTTATCCATTCGCCTATATCCATCGCTGGGACTGTTTGAAGGTACCACGGTGAGTGTGGGGCGCGGCACGCCGTTTCCGTTTCAGGCACTCGGGCATCCGGCGGATCGGCAGGGCCAGTTCAGCTTTACCCCGGTACCGGTACCGGGCGCCAGTGAAAATCCCAAACACAATGGCGAACGGCTCAGCGGTGATGACCTGCGAGAGACCGACGCTCGCACTCGGTTCAGCCTGACACCGTTACTGGACTGGTTGCAACGCACCGGTGAAACGCCGGAGCAGTTTTTTTCACGCGCGGCGTTTTTCGACAAGCTTGCCGGTACCGATACTTTGCGCAAGGCGGTAATGGCCGGCAAGAACGAGCAGGAAATCCGGGCCATGTGGCAGCCCGCCCTTGCTGCGTTTCGCGAGCGACGGCAGCACTATCTACTCTATCCTGAGGAGTAAGGATTGATCCGGCAACATATCGACAACATTCTCGCGCAGGTTCCCAGCGGTCGCCTGATGTCCGTGGACCTGCTTCGGGGGCTGGCCATTGCCGCCATGGTACTGGTGAATAACCCCGGTAACTGGTCGTATGTTTACGGTCCTATGGCCCACGCGGAGTGGGATGGCTGGACACCAACAGATGTGATCTTCCCGCTGTTTTTGTTTGTGGTCGGCGTTTCGATGGTGCTGTCTTCCGGGCGGTCGGGTGAATTTCCCGCGGTGGGTCGCACGCAATGGGGCCGTGCTGCAAAGCTGTTTGCTCTCGGTTTGTTCCTCGCCGTGTTTTTCTACAACTTCCGGGATACCTCTTACAGCTGGTTTGCGGATCGTATAGAAGGTATTCGCTGGCTGGGCGTCCTGCAGCGCATCGCGCTGGTGTACATCATGGCCTGTTATCTGGTGCGCTGGCTGTCAGTCAAAGGCCTGGTGGTGGCAGCAGTGCTGTGCAGCCTGGGCTCCTGGTTACTGATGCTGCTGGTACCGTACCAGAATGCAGCTGGAGAGACGTTTCAAGGGCAGCTGCTATTTGGCAACCACTTCGCCGCGTGGCTGGACCAGTGGCTGCTGGGAAGTGAGCACCTCTACTATCGGAGCGCAGAACCTTTCGCGTTTGACCCGGAAGGTGTACTGACCACGCTGCATGCTGTTTCCACCTGTCTGATCGGCGTACTCGCGGGGCTCGCGTGGAAATATAGCGGAGTGGATGCGGCCAGCCAGCGTCGCCTGTGCCGCAACTGGCTGCTGGCGGGAGCGCTGATGTTGCTGGCTGGACAGCTGCTGCACCCGCTGGTGCCGATCAACAAAGCACTCTGGTCCCCGAGTTTTGTGCTGGTGACCGCGGGTGTTTCGTCAATGTTATTGGCCGGTCTCTATTATCTGGTGGATATTCGCGAGCGTCGCCGTGCGTTGGCACCGCTGCTGGTTTTTGGTGTCAACGCCATTGCCCTGTTTATGCTGGCCGGAGTAGTGGGCCGGCTACTGATTATGATTCCTGTGGGTGAGTCCAGCTTGAAAGGCTGGTTGTATCAGAATGCCTATCAGCCGGTATTCGGTAATTACGCTGGCTCTCTTGTCTTCGCCATATCCAGCTTGATGGTGTTTTACTGGGTAATGTGGCAAATGTACCGTCGCCGCATTTTCTGGAAAGTGTGAGTTACCCAGGTTTTCCCACCGGCAAAGGCGATTCTAATGGCTTTGTGACCAGATATTTTTGAACACAAAGCCAGTCAATTAGTCACTCTGCAGCGCATCGATAGGGTTGAGCCGCGAAGCCTTGATGGCCGGATAAACACCGAACAGCAGGCCGATAACCGCGCATACGGTAAACGAGAGCAAAACCGCGTGCAGGGACCAGGAAATGGCCCAACCCGCGTATAGGGCGATAACCTCCGAAAGCACCACACCAAAGATGATGCCCAGCAAACCGCCGAGAGTGGCAATGGTAAAACTCTCCACCAGATACTGATTGCGAATATCCCGCTGAGTGGCTCCGATGGCGCGGCACAGGCCAATTTCGCGGGTGCGTTCGAGCACGGTCGCGAGCATGATATTCATAATGCCGATGCCACCCACCAGTAGAGAAATCCCAGCGACACAGGACATCACAATATTGAAAATCGTCTGTGTTTCCATTTTCTGCGCCATCAGTGCGGCGGGCACCACCAGCGCATAATCCTGCACACTGTTGTGGCGGCGCTCCAGCAGGTGGGAGATGGCGCGGGCGGCCTGTTGCGCATCGGTCTCCGGATACAATTGGAATTTAAGTTCGGTGACCTCCGGAGAAAGTTTCTTGTGAGAGAAACGCTGCATGGCGGTGGCGAACGGAATAAATATTTGTTCACGCTCGGCACCGAGGCGAACACCTTCGAAATTCGTATTTTTTACGAACGGTGAATCCAGCACGCCGACAACTTCAAACCACAGGTGATTGATCTTGATGCGGTGACCCACTGCATTTGCCGAAGGGAATAGCTGACGCGATACATCCTCTCCCAGAACCGCAACCTGAGCCAGTAGACGCTCATCGTCTTCCGTAAGCAGGCGACCACTGGCCAGCTGGTAGGGGGTGAGCTGGAAATATCCCTGGTTGACGCCGCTGGCACTGGCGCTGCTCTTTCCACTTTCACTCAACACCGCGTAGGTATCTATCGTTTTCTGCGCCGCAACGGCCTGCACGAAGGGCAGGGTGGTCAGTGCGACTTCACCATCCCTGAGGCTCAGGCCACTGGACTGCTTGCGCTGTTCGTAGAGGTCCTTGTTGTCAAGGTCGGTGCTCTTCACGATCAGGTTGTTGAGGCCCATAGTCTCAATCATGCGCAGGGCTTCCTGCTCTGCGCCCTTGCCGATATTTAGCATGGCGATCACCGCACCCACCCCGAATATCATTCCCAGCAGTGTCAGCAGAGTGCGCAATTTGTGTTGTGATAACTCCGCCAAGGCTTCGCGAAAGGTAACCAGCAGCGACCTGAGATTGGCGCGCAGGGCGCGCACACGCACATTTCCAGTTGGAAATTTAGTCTGCTTCAGGTTCGATGACGGTGAGGAACTTGGAGGCGGTATTGTTGAGTCGTTCATCCCTGATCCCCTTCGCTGACGGCGGTAATCTGTGTGCCTACATCGAACAGGGCTATGCGATCACCAGGCGCCAGCCCCTCGATCACTTCGACGTGGGTAGGCGTTCGGTTACCGATAGTGACAGCATGCCGGTGGAATTTTCCGGATGCGAAGCGATACACGAACGCACCTGCACGATCTTGAAACAGGCACTGTGAAGGGATTTCGAGGCGCTTGTTGGCATCACTCACCTGAATTTTTGCACTGACGCCTCGCCCCAGCCTGAAAAATTGTGGGTGCTGCTGGTCAAACCTTGCGACCACTTCGTAAAACTTGAGTGGGTTGCCCCGTTCTATGGTGGCCGGCGCTTCGCTTACGGACTCAATTATTGCGGAGAATCTCTGCTCGGGCATCGAGTCGAGCCACAGTGTAACGGGCTGCCCCTTGGCTAGACCGGTGGCTTCGCGATCGGCCACATGAAGGCGGGCCTGCATCTGACGTATATCCGGCAGATCTGCAACCTTGCGGCCCGGCCAGATTTGCGTGCCGACCTGGGGTTTGTCGCCGCGCCAGTTCGCCTCATAGGTGAGTAATCCGTCGTGGGGAGCCTGTATTTCCAGTGCCGACAAACCGAGGTCCAGTCGCTCAAGCTTGTCGCGGTGCTTGCGTTCCTGGGTTGACAGCACATCAATTTCTCCCCGTGCGGTGTCGGCAAAACGGTCCTTTTGCCAGTCGAGGAAGTCCAGTTTTGCTCCGAGGTAGCGTGAGTCCAGTTGGTCATCGAGAATTTCAATACGGGATTTAATGCGCTCGTCGTCGATGGCATAGCGCTCGGCAAACGCCTTTTCTGCGGCAACCTGCTGGATATCCTGAAGGACTTTGCTCTGCTCAGATTCAAGAGAGCCTTCCTTTTCCCGCAGGTCTTCCAGTGAGAGTGCCAGATCGCCCTGGGCCTGTCGCCGGTCCGCCTGCATGAGTTCACCGCCGAAACGCACGATCACCTCACCTTTCTTGACCCTGGAGAACTCCGGAGCAAGCCATGCGATAAACTTGGGCGGACCGGATACCGGGGCGGTGATGACGGTGGAGTTTATGGCTTCGAGGTCGCCATGTGCGGGTAGGAATACCGCCTGCTCACGATAAGCGACCGTGTGTACCAGCTGCGCTTCCTCAGGATTTTCACAGCCGCCCAACGGTAATGTTGCCAGCGGAATCAGCAGACATACGATGTGTCGGAGAGCAGGGCGCCGGTGTATGGCGCGCTGACGAGAGAAACTACAAAGGGCTTTGTTTTCGGCGCTGTGAATCATCGCGAAACCTCGACGATTTCCCCTTGGGGCGGCACGTTATCGGCGGTCGGCAGGTTGATCACTGCGGTCATGCCCGGGCGCAATTCGGTTTCTGCCGAGCTGAGGGTTACACGCAAATCGATTACCCGGCGGCGGTCATCCCGCGCGCGGTCGCGCACCACGTTGCCGAGCTCCGCCACTTCTCCCTGCAGGCTGCTCCCGGCAATGCCATCGAGCACAAGGCTCACCGGTGCGCCGACCGCAAAGCGGGTCTTGTCGGCCTCATCGATCTGTGCGCGAAACTGCATCTGGCTGAGGTCGGATATGTCGAGTACCGGCTGGCCAAAGCGGACCGAGTCACCCTCCGAGGGCTTCTCACCTTCCCAGTTGGGGACGTACTGCACCAGCCCCGCGATGCTCGCGGTGACCTTTAATTTTGCTACTTCATCTTGCAACACGCTTACTTCTTGTTTGAGCCGCTGTACTTTCCGCTCTGCGAGGGAGATGGTCAGTGCACCTGTGTTGCGGTGCAGCTTGGCCATGGCCTGGGCTAGCTCAAGATCGTTGCTCGCAACCTGGTAGTCGATCTGCGCCTTGCGGCGCTCATTGCGCGACATGGACTGGTCCAGGATTTCCGATTTGCGACGGTTTTTTTCGTACTCCGCGCGCTTTTCTTCAATCGCCAGCGCATCGTCACGCTCGGTGCGAGTCTCCTGTAATTGGCTATTTTCCAGCTCGCTCTCGGCCTGTTTCAGCTCCGCCTGTTTGTCCTGCAGGGCGTCCTTTATTGGCTTGTCATCAAACGCCACCACCAGATCGCCCACCGATACATAGCTGTTTTCGGGAATCAACGTCTTGATGTTGTAGTTCCACATGCGGGAAATCGACGGCGGTGCGACCCTCACCGAGCGGGCGGCAGCTAGCTCACCATTGATTGCGAGATCTTGAATCTGGAGACCTGATTTATCTGCGTCGACGATTTCCGCTTCACTGCAACCGGTCAGGCTGGCGGCGCTGATGAGGGTAGTGAGACTGGCTGCGCAAAGCAGCAGGCAACGGCCAGGATTGCCTTTTCGCGCAGATATGCGTTTGGGATGGGGGAGGGCGGTCATTCTCTCATCTCCATTTCGATGCGTGCACCCATGCCGGGCAAAAGCTGAAAGGGAGTTTCTCCAGTAAGAGTGAATTCCATGCGATAAAACAGCCCGGGTCCCCAGCCATTTCTTTTTTCCGGCTGAGTGGCGACAGCCGTGAGGGTGACGCCTAGTGGCTGGTTTGGGTAGGCGTCAAATATCAAGGTGCCTTGCATGGCATCGACGACTCGATCCACATCGATTTCGTGCAGCCACGATTCAATATACAAGTGCTGCAGCGAGGGTATTTCTGCGATTACCCACGAAGGTTGCGCGGTCATACCGACGAATACCCGCTCGCCAGTCCAGGGGTGCTTGCCATAGATCACCGGGCCCCGTCGCTC
Encoded here:
- a CDS encoding aminotransferase class I/II-fold pyridoxal phosphate-dependent enzyme is translated as MNKNNCRVLLVTSDPDFGQRWVAELQPLADNDAEAPVALDFKHTHADGLIGYLACGETQVVVLDDAGTQAEDVAAVRGLLRGQRAEIDCVLLTGADTPEVDEFECVISRAESNYGVVYRTLRRILLERISTPFADALREYVYAAKDSWHTPGHSSGDSLSGSPWIADFYRFMGEHIFNTDLSVSVKMLDSLMDPISVIRQAQQSAARTFGAEHSYFVTNGTSTSNKIVLQHLLRAGDRVIVDRNCHKSVHHAMIMSGALPVYLESSVNQRYGIYGPVPQSEIFSAIDANPGARLLVLTSCTYDGLRYDLKPIIQRAHAAGLFVLIDEAWYAHGRFHPQLRPTALECGADFVTQSTHKMLSAFSQASMIHVGDFSWRKQTMDDAGGAEFDAAGFREDINMHTSTSPQYGMIASLDVARKQMSIEGYSVLSRTLAFADEIRRHVDDATVFRSLGADDLCGEVLAADGIRLDPSKVTIDVGCAGVSAPAAQARLFTEFGIQVEKNTHNTLSFLVTIGTTESKVLRLKQALRRLSEDAQSNTVAEPELAKNSGQSLPALSSIDALPRSAYFARGEKLAWAGEGREALIGRIACDEVVPYPPGIPLLVPGQRITAEILDAIIAFTSERKDLEMHGVRSVGQEPALRVLTPAEAAVAESELRSLLA
- a CDS encoding exo-beta-N-acetylmuramidase NamZ family protein, translated to MLRLTAAFAFLLLQLSARALAAPEIHTGAEQPEAYLPLLKSHQVGLVVNQTSRVGEKHLIDYLRERQVEIKRIFALEHGVRGNVENGGAVADGIDGPSGLPIVSLYGGHYAPAEESLADLDWLLFDIQDVGVRFYTYISSLHYLMQACADHDIPLLVLDRPNPNGDYVDGPVLEPQFRSFVGMHPIPLVHGMTVGELAQMINGEGWLENGAKCQLTVIPVSGYHKQMAYSLPVRPSPNLPNDLSIRLYPSLGLFEGTTVSVGRGTPFPFQALGHPADRQGQFSFTPVPVPGASENPKHNGERLSGDDLRETDARTRFSLTPLLDWLQRTGETPEQFFSRAAFFDKLAGTDTLRKAVMAGKNEQEIRAMWQPALAAFRERRQHYLLYPEE
- a CDS encoding acyltransferase family protein; this encodes MIRQHIDNILAQVPSGRLMSVDLLRGLAIAAMVLVNNPGNWSYVYGPMAHAEWDGWTPTDVIFPLFLFVVGVSMVLSSGRSGEFPAVGRTQWGRAAKLFALGLFLAVFFYNFRDTSYSWFADRIEGIRWLGVLQRIALVYIMACYLVRWLSVKGLVVAAVLCSLGSWLLMLLVPYQNAAGETFQGQLLFGNHFAAWLDQWLLGSEHLYYRSAEPFAFDPEGVLTTLHAVSTCLIGVLAGLAWKYSGVDAASQRRLCRNWLLAGALMLLAGQLLHPLVPINKALWSPSFVLVTAGVSSMLLAGLYYLVDIRERRRALAPLLVFGVNAIALFMLAGVVGRLLIMIPVGESSLKGWLYQNAYQPVFGNYAGSLVFAISSLMVFYWVMWQMYRRRIFWKV
- a CDS encoding ABC transporter permease; its protein translation is MRALRANLRSLLVTFREALAELSQHKLRTLLTLLGMIFGVGAVIAMLNIGKGAEQEALRMIETMGLNNLIVKSTDLDNKDLYEQRKQSSGLSLRDGEVALTTLPFVQAVAAQKTIDTYAVLSESGKSSASASGVNQGYFQLTPYQLASGRLLTEDDERLLAQVAVLGEDVSRQLFPSANAVGHRIKINHLWFEVVGVLDSPFVKNTNFEGVRLGAEREQIFIPFATAMQRFSHKKLSPEVTELKFQLYPETDAQQAARAISHLLERRHNSVQDYALVVPAALMAQKMETQTIFNIVMSCVAGISLLVGGIGIMNIMLATVLERTREIGLCRAIGATQRDIRNQYLVESFTIATLGGLLGIIFGVVLSEVIALYAGWAISWSLHAVLLSFTVCAVIGLLFGVYPAIKASRLNPIDALQSD
- a CDS encoding efflux RND transporter periplasmic adaptor subunit, encoding MGGCENPEEAQLVHTVAYREQAVFLPAHGDLEAINSTVITAPVSGPPKFIAWLAPEFSRVKKGEVIVRFGGELMQADRRQAQGDLALSLEDLREKEGSLESEQSKVLQDIQQVAAEKAFAERYAIDDERIKSRIEILDDQLDSRYLGAKLDFLDWQKDRFADTARGEIDVLSTQERKHRDKLERLDLGLSALEIQAPHDGLLTYEANWRGDKPQVGTQIWPGRKVADLPDIRQMQARLHVADREATGLAKGQPVTLWLDSMPEQRFSAIIESVSEAPATIERGNPLKFYEVVARFDQQHPQFFRLGRGVSAKIQVSDANKRLEIPSQCLFQDRAGAFVYRFASGKFHRHAVTIGNRTPTHVEVIEGLAPGDRIALFDVGTQITAVSEGDQG
- a CDS encoding HlyD family secretion protein, translated to MTALPHPKRISARKGNPGRCLLLCAASLTTLISAASLTGCSEAEIVDADKSGLQIQDLAINGELAAARSVRVAPPSISRMWNYNIKTLIPENSYVSVGDLVVAFDDKPIKDALQDKQAELKQAESELENSQLQETRTERDDALAIEEKRAEYEKNRRKSEILDQSMSRNERRKAQIDYQVASNDLELAQAMAKLHRNTGALTISLAERKVQRLKQEVSVLQDEVAKLKVTASIAGLVQYVPNWEGEKPSEGDSVRFGQPVLDISDLSQMQFRAQIDEADKTRFAVGAPVSLVLDGIAGSSLQGEVAELGNVVRDRARDDRRRVIDLRVTLSSAETELRPGMTAVINLPTADNVPPQGEIVEVSR